One Spinacia oleracea cultivar Varoflay chromosome 4, BTI_SOV_V1, whole genome shotgun sequence DNA segment encodes these proteins:
- the LOC110802148 gene encoding G-type lectin S-receptor-like serine/threonine-protein kinase RLK1 → MACLLSYIIFFLTQTVLLLSPTAAQNTGNIPVGRSLVAATNGSSWLSPSGDFAFGFHQLPNTRNLFLLSIWFAKIPDTVVWSANEGNPVPQGSSVQITANEGLVLSDPQGNNLWNTSNELSGVGGGVSYGFINDTGNFALKRSSNDNPVWQSFDHPTDTLLPGMSLGSNEAISSRLSETNFTTGRFQYRLTSDGTMALNATDLTTGYAYEAYHISDISNAGHTQRFVYNESGYMYILRKDGSMYNMLPENYTPSKDYYQRFILAFDGILMLYSAPKTSVTDGWSLFQITPRNMCIERAMRNLGTGICGSNSICSLNADKRPVCTCPLGYSRLDPDDQFGRCKPNFKLQSCEGNAAEISMKDEYNLVRLTNTDFTYNDYERVSSNNEEDCKNACLKDCYCAAASFQLFGDNSGCWKKKAPLFNGRTDSSVTDGFWIKVRKANISNDPLNPYVNFPPLTAKNKTKALNKVLIGGSVSVNILLLTAIGLGIFFTYHKKQLKGFDEVQRKTLRAYSKVHYFSYQELNEATNGFQEELGRGSFGIVYKGMISGGGLSTFVAVKKLDRISGDTDKEFKTEVNVIGQTHHKNLVQLVGFCKEEDQRLLVYEYMSNGSLADYIFRDSKPSWIERVLIAQGTAKGLLYLHEECSTQIIHCDIKPQNILLDEYQNARISDFGLAKLLILNQTQTNTAVRGTKGYVAPEWFRNKPVTVKVDVYSFGVLLLEIICCRKSVCMDLFEGEGAILTDWAFDCYQSNRLNSLVNDDMEAITDMIRLKKFVMVALWCIQEDPSVRPTMRTVTQMLEGLAEVPDNLPCPSSFSVTTQY, encoded by the coding sequence ATGGCATGTCTTCTTTCTTATATAATCTTCTTCTTAACACAAACAGTCCTACTTTTATCACCTACTGCTGCACAAAATACTGGTAATATACCAGTTGGCCGATCTCTTGTAGCCGCCACCAATGGCTCATCATGGCTTTCACCTTCCGGCGATTTTGCCTTTGGCTTTCATCAACTTCCTAACACCAGAAATCTCTTTTTGCTCTCCATCTGGTTTGCCAAGATTCCAGACACCGTAGTCTGGAGCGCTAATGAGGGCAATCCTGTTCCCCAAGGATCATCAGTACAGATAACTGCTAATGAGGGATTAGTTCTCAGTGACCCTCAAGGAAACAACTTATGGAACACCTCTAACGAGCTAAGCGGTGTTGGTGGTGGGGTGAGCTATGGTTTCATAAACGATACTGGTAATTTCGCCCTAAAAAGAAGCAGCAATGACAATCCAGTTTGGCAGAGCTTTGACCATCCCACAGACACCTTGCTGCCTGGTATGTCATTGGGAAGTAATGAGGCGATTAGTTCTCGACTATCAGAGACTAATTTCACAACAGGAAGGTTCCAGTACCGTCTGACCTCTGATGGAACCATGGCTCTCAATGCCACAGACCTAACAACAGGCTATGCCTATGAAGCCTATCATATTAGTGACATTTCAAATGCAGGTCATACCCAGAGATTCGTGTACAATGAGTCAGGGTATATGTACATATTGAGAAAAGATGGGTCGATGTATAATATGTTACCTGAGAATTACACACCCTCAAAAGATTATTATCAGAGATTTATCTTGGCCTTTGACGGCATTCTAATGTTGTATTCTGCCCCAAAAACATCAGTCACTGATGGTTGGTCCTTGTTTCAGATAACACCTCGCAATATGTGTATCGAAAGGGCCATGCGAAATTTAGGCACCGGAATTTGTGGGTCTAACAGCATTTGCAGCCTTAATGCTGATAAAAGGCCCGTATGTACGTGCCCACTAGGTTACTCCCGCCTTGATCCAGATGATCAATTCGGGAGGTGTAAACCCAATTTCAAGCTACAGAGTTGTGAAGGAAATGCTGCAGAGATATCCATGAAGGATGAGTACAACTTAGTACGGCTTACAAATACTGATTTTACATACAATGATTATGAAAGGGTTAGTTCTAACAATGAAGAGGATTGCAAGAATGCTTGTCTGAAAGACTGCTACTGCGCTGCTGCCTCTTTCCAGCTATTTGGTGATAATTCTGGTTGTTGGAAGAAGAAGGCACCACTTTTTAATGGAAGAACAGACAGTTCAGTAACCGATGGTTTTTGGATAAAGGTAAGGAAAGCTAACATTTCCAATGACCCACTCAATCCTTATGTTAACTTCCCTCCTTTGACAGCAAAAAACAAAACGAAAGCTCTAAACAAAGTTCTGATCGGTGGCTCTGTATCTGTTAATATACTGCTCCTAACTGCAATTGGTCTCGGAATTTTCTTCACTTATCATAAGAAGCAACTGAAAGGCTTTGATGAGGTCCAGAGGAAAACATTGAGGGCGTACAGTAAGGTCCATTATTTCAGCTACCAAGAGCTCAATGAGGCTACAAATGGGTTCCAGGAAGAGTTGGGAAGAGGATCTTTTGGTATAGTTTACAAGGGCATGATCAGTGGAGGAGGTCTTTCAACTTTTGTTGCTGTTAAGAAGTTAGATCGAATATCAGGTGATACAGATAAGGAGTTCAAAACTGAAGTGAATGTGATTGGCCAAACACATCACAAGAATCTAGTTCAGCTTGTAGGGTTTTGCAAGGAGGAAGACCAAAGGCTGTTAGTTTATGAATATATGAGCAATGGTAGCTTAGCAGACTACATTTTTCGCGACTCCAAACCAAGCTGGATTGAAAGAGTCCTAATTGCTCAGGGGACAGCAAAGGGGCTATTATACTTGCATGAGGAGTGCAGCACTCAGATCATTCATTGTGATATAAAGCCCCAAAACATACTTTTAGATGAATATCAAAATGCTCGGATTTCTGATTTTGGTTTGGCTAAGCTTTTGATTCTAAATCAAACCCAAACAAATACTGCAGTTCGAGGAACCAAAGGTTATGTTGCCCCTGAATGGTTCAGAAACAAGCCGGTCACAGTGAAGGTAGATGTCTATAGCTTTGGGGTTCTACTATTGGAGATCATATGTTGTAGAAAGAGTGTATGCATGGATCTCTTTGAAGGGGAAGGAGCAATTTTGACAGATTGGGCATTTGATTGCTATCAATCAAATAGATTAAATTCACTTGTTAATGATGACATGGAGGCAATTACTGACATGATTAGACTGAAGAAGTTTGTAATGGTTGCTCTTTGGTGTATTCAAGAAGACCCAAGTGTTCGACCAACAATGCGAACAGTCACACAGATGTTAGAAGGTCTTGCTGAAGTTCCTGATAATCTTCCTTGCCCATCCTCATTTTCAGTTACTACTCAATATTAA